A section of the Bacillus marinisedimentorum genome encodes:
- a CDS encoding DUF488 domain-containing protein translates to MPGIQIKRIYEQPDPKDGIRILVDRVWPRGVSKEKAALDRWMKDISPSPELRKWFNHDPGRFERFKEEYEKELANDEEKMELAETVKEQALYQQITLIFSAKDECHNHAIVLRDWLNR, encoded by the coding sequence TTGCCTGGTATCCAGATAAAACGCATTTATGAACAGCCTGACCCAAAGGATGGGATCCGGATTTTGGTAGACCGCGTATGGCCGCGCGGCGTCTCGAAGGAAAAGGCGGCTCTCGACCGCTGGATGAAAGATATTTCACCGAGTCCTGAGCTGCGAAAATGGTTTAACCATGACCCGGGGAGGTTTGAACGATTCAAAGAAGAATATGAAAAAGAACTGGCCAATGACGAAGAAAAAATGGAACTGGCGGAAACAGTGAAGGAACAGGCTTTATATCAGCAAATTACACTCATTTTCAGCGCAAAGGACGAGTGCCATAATCATGCCATTGTCCTGAGAGACTGGCTGAATCGATAA
- a CDS encoding D-alanyl-D-alanine carboxypeptidase family protein, protein MILAAAVLLPANPASAAVSGEDKPDIQSETAILADIKSGTVLFEKDGSRSMYPASITKIATAALAIEEGDLDDVITVSKEATEVEGTTVYLEEGEEVPLKKLIQGMMINSGNDASYAIAEYLEKNGESFESQINHFLQERVKVENTYFTNPHGLFEESHVTTAKDMAMITAYAMENPEFREIFGTNELPWKGKSWDTTLLNHNKLLRLYEGATGGKNGYVSKAGFTLVTTASRGNSEWAAVVMNAPSSNAAYRDTRALLDYGFDHFTTHSIDEGTELTAAGNKTFKVDETLYYTAGLNEETDTSVSESGILTVTGEGDRTLLNNQLKRPAPSDQKSTPVNGETTGSTESSSLFSTLWSLKTAALAAAAVLFLFIMKRIIRLIR, encoded by the coding sequence ATGATACTTGCAGCTGCGGTTTTGCTTCCTGCTAACCCGGCTTCTGCCGCAGTTTCCGGGGAAGACAAGCCTGATATACAAAGTGAAACGGCCATATTGGCGGATATCAAATCAGGCACTGTACTCTTTGAAAAAGATGGCAGCCGGTCAATGTATCCGGCCAGCATCACGAAAATCGCCACTGCTGCACTGGCGATCGAAGAAGGCGACCTGGATGACGTTATCACGGTATCTAAGGAAGCGACCGAAGTTGAAGGCACAACGGTGTACCTTGAAGAAGGCGAAGAGGTACCATTAAAGAAGCTGATTCAGGGCATGATGATCAATTCGGGAAATGATGCTTCCTATGCGATTGCCGAGTATCTTGAAAAGAACGGTGAATCGTTTGAAAGTCAGATCAATCATTTTCTTCAGGAAAGGGTGAAGGTGGAAAACACATACTTCACAAATCCTCATGGACTGTTTGAAGAGTCACACGTTACTACAGCGAAAGACATGGCAATGATTACAGCCTATGCGATGGAAAACCCTGAATTCAGGGAAATTTTCGGTACAAATGAACTCCCCTGGAAAGGAAAAAGCTGGGATACCACTTTGTTGAATCACAATAAGCTGCTCAGGCTATACGAAGGAGCAACCGGGGGGAAAAACGGCTACGTAAGTAAAGCCGGATTCACCCTTGTTACGACAGCAAGCCGCGGCAATTCTGAATGGGCTGCAGTGGTAATGAACGCCCCGTCAAGCAATGCAGCATACAGGGATACAAGAGCGCTGCTTGACTACGGCTTCGACCATTTTACAACCCATTCAATTGATGAAGGCACGGAACTCACCGCAGCCGGAAACAAAACGTTCAAAGTTGATGAAACTCTTTATTACACAGCCGGGCTGAATGAAGAAACGGACACATCTGTCAGTGAAAGCGGCATACTGACAGTAACAGGCGAGGGCGACCGCACCCTGTTGAATAATCAGCTGAAACGGCCGGCTCCATCTGATCAAAAAAGCACACCTGTCAACGGGGAAACAACCGGCTCAACCGAATCGTCATCCCTGTTTTCCACCCTATGGAGCCTGAAAACCGCCGCCCTGGCTGCTGCAGCTGTCCTGTTCCTATTCATCATGAAGCGAATTATCCGGCTCATCCGCTGA
- a CDS encoding TetR/AcrR family transcriptional regulator, whose protein sequence is MNTAFMNLPEEKKNRIIQVCVEEFARHGYKNASTNTITSRADISKGILFHYFKNKKNLYLFVVEHSIDFIFGRIMKDTKSLEDDSVDFFENVKSFIIRKLEMAVLYPHEYQIIMTAVYQPPPSLKDELMQLIMSKRETMEPVNTQYIFQFLKDDMLVDGLPRDKAIEITMALFEYLGNKYGEFYKEHPDELTKKPDALLEDLDLYIHVLKHGIYKTPEK, encoded by the coding sequence TTGAACACAGCATTTATGAACTTGCCGGAAGAAAAAAAGAATCGGATTATCCAGGTCTGTGTGGAAGAGTTCGCCAGGCACGGCTATAAGAATGCATCCACAAACACCATCACCAGCCGTGCCGATATTTCCAAAGGCATACTGTTCCATTATTTTAAAAACAAGAAGAACCTGTATCTTTTCGTCGTCGAACATTCGATCGATTTCATTTTCGGTAGAATAATGAAAGATACGAAGTCCCTTGAAGATGACAGTGTTGATTTTTTTGAAAACGTCAAGAGTTTCATCATAAGGAAACTGGAAATGGCCGTTTTATACCCGCACGAATATCAAATCATCATGACCGCTGTATACCAGCCGCCGCCTTCCCTCAAGGATGAGCTGATGCAATTGATCATGTCCAAGCGGGAAACGATGGAACCGGTCAACACCCAGTACATTTTTCAATTCCTGAAAGATGATATGCTTGTTGACGGACTGCCGCGTGATAAAGCAATTGAAATTACGATGGCTCTGTTCGAGTATCTCGGGAACAAATACGGCGAATTCTATAAAGAGCATCCGGATGAGTTAACCAAAAAGCCGGATGCATTGTTAGAGGACCTCGACCTGTACATCCACGTGCTGAAACACGGTATATACAAAACCCCGGAAAAGTGA
- a CDS encoding C40 family peptidase: MKKHLVTISGAVLGLALFGGSAEAASYKVQSGDTLWGLSKNYQTTVSELKNINGLHSDTIYIGQTLTVPDGQAQVSTSSSVYTVKRGDTLSGIGAKYGVSYRSIMKWNNLSSTVIYPGQTLKVSGGTVVKSASTTSTSTVTHTSADGRALSASQLVNDAKVHMGTPYVWGGSQPGAFDCSGFMHYVINEQTSMSRTNVAGYWDRMQSVSSPNVGDFVFFETYKPGPSHMGIYLGNNKFIHAGSSSGVTISSMDNPYWSPRYLGAKKLAQ; encoded by the coding sequence ATGAAAAAACATCTTGTGACGATAAGCGGTGCAGTTCTAGGGTTAGCTTTGTTCGGGGGTTCAGCAGAAGCTGCCAGCTATAAAGTACAAAGCGGAGACACATTATGGGGACTATCTAAAAACTATCAAACAACCGTTTCAGAACTTAAAAACATAAATGGACTACACTCAGATACAATTTATATCGGACAAACTCTGACTGTTCCAGACGGACAGGCACAAGTAAGCACATCATCTTCTGTTTACACTGTAAAAAGAGGCGACACACTTTCCGGGATCGGTGCGAAGTATGGGGTTTCTTACCGTTCAATCATGAAGTGGAACAATCTTTCTTCAACAGTGATCTATCCTGGACAGACGCTTAAAGTATCTGGAGGAACTGTCGTGAAGTCAGCTTCCACAACATCAACATCTACAGTAACGCATACCTCTGCCGATGGACGCGCTTTGAGTGCATCACAATTGGTCAACGATGCAAAAGTTCATATGGGAACACCATATGTATGGGGCGGCTCACAGCCGGGCGCTTTTGACTGCAGCGGTTTTATGCATTATGTAATCAATGAGCAGACAAGCATGTCACGCACAAACGTAGCAGGCTACTGGGACCGCATGCAGAGCGTGTCTTCACCGAATGTCGGCGACTTTGTATTCTTTGAAACGTACAAGCCGGGACCATCCCACATGGGAATCTATCTAGGAAATAACAAGTTCATTCATGCGGGTTCTTCAAGTGGCGTAACGATTTCAAGCATGGACAATCCTTACTGGAGCCCGCGTTACCTCGGCGCGAAAAAGCTGGCTCAGTAA
- the rraA gene encoding ribonuclease E activity regulator RraA, with the protein MNVKTADLCDDYASELAICKKEFKHFGKVKRFYGPIHTVDVFEDNVLVREALETVPEGSVLVVDGGGSRNVALMGDRLGDIAVSRKLAGVIIHGCVRDSADLNELEVGIRALGTVPLKSKKEGKGERDIVLSFGEIEWTPGHYVYADEDGIVVASRNVIEQ; encoded by the coding sequence ATGAATGTGAAAACTGCTGATCTGTGTGACGACTATGCCAGTGAACTTGCCATTTGCAAGAAGGAGTTTAAACATTTCGGCAAGGTTAAGCGATTTTACGGGCCGATCCATACGGTGGATGTATTTGAGGATAATGTGCTTGTAAGAGAAGCGCTCGAAACAGTGCCGGAAGGGTCTGTACTCGTTGTGGACGGCGGCGGTTCAAGAAATGTGGCTTTGATGGGTGACCGGCTTGGAGACATCGCGGTTTCACGGAAGCTTGCTGGTGTCATTATCCATGGATGTGTAAGGGATTCGGCTGATCTCAATGAACTTGAGGTCGGGATCAGGGCGCTCGGCACCGTTCCGCTGAAAAGCAAAAAGGAAGGGAAGGGCGAGCGGGACATCGTCCTGTCTTTCGGGGAAATTGAATGGACACCGGGGCACTATGTATACGCGGATGAGGACGGAATTGTCGTCGCATCCCGCAACGTAATCGAACAATAA
- a CDS encoding 5-formyltetrahydrofolate cyclo-ligase: MNKDEIRQQVWRQMEKEKAGRFPFPLAGRIPNFKGAEKAAGHIVTLDAYKEAAVVKVNPDAPQLPLRAQVLKDGKVLLIPTPRLKAGFIRIDPENVPDGEERKAASLKHMKSYGKEIPLSEMPEIDLIVVGSVAVHRDGRRIGKGAGFADREYAIIRELGNRPVPVVGTVHSLQLSKEDVPRDPYDVTLDWIATERELIKTESPYKKPEGILWERVTEEEQKEMPVLEEIRRLGR; this comes from the coding sequence ATGAACAAAGATGAAATCCGCCAGCAAGTATGGCGGCAGATGGAAAAAGAGAAGGCGGGCCGCTTTCCTTTTCCGCTTGCAGGTAGAATACCGAATTTCAAGGGTGCTGAAAAAGCAGCCGGCCATATTGTAACGCTCGATGCATATAAAGAGGCTGCTGTCGTAAAGGTGAATCCGGATGCTCCGCAGCTTCCATTACGGGCCCAAGTGCTGAAAGACGGCAAAGTGCTGCTCATTCCGACTCCCCGCCTGAAGGCCGGTTTCATCAGGATCGACCCGGAAAATGTACCGGACGGGGAAGAACGGAAAGCTGCAAGCCTGAAACATATGAAAAGCTATGGGAAGGAAATCCCGCTTTCGGAAATGCCGGAAATCGATTTGATTGTCGTCGGTTCCGTTGCTGTTCACCGGGACGGAAGGCGTATCGGAAAAGGGGCAGGTTTTGCCGATAGGGAATATGCGATCATCAGGGAACTCGGCAATCGCCCAGTTCCGGTTGTCGGAACTGTTCACAGCCTCCAGTTGTCGAAAGAGGACGTGCCGCGGGATCCTTATGATGTGACATTGGATTGGATTGCGACAGAACGAGAACTGATTAAAACTGAATCGCCATACAAAAAACCTGAAGGCATTCTCTGGGAGCGGGTGACTGAGGAAGAACAGAAAGAAATGCCTGTACTTGAAGAAATCAGGCGCCTTGGCCGATAA
- a CDS encoding IS3 family transposase (programmed frameshift) codes for MSKILFNEFQIKQLEANPNVSHVSDRSISYHPDFKKKAVEELRAGKGPTQIFLDHGFDIEMIGKDKPKQCLRRWRKAFEQYGNDGFDHERRGKGSSGRPVSRKLSVEEKLKKAEARIKFLEAEKRLPKKAGRTRKAGEEKEIAKSDRFQLIYQTIRKHQLRGMDGYLCRLAEVSRSGYHRWLKAEEVRARKENNDKEDSVLIRAIFDQKKQKAGALQIKMILENDYGIVMNHKKIRRIMRKFNLVAKVRQANPYRKMAKATQMHRSCENHLQRQFNQGEPGKVLLTDITYLPYGKGQLAYLSCVKDGATREILAYHVSTTLRMELAYHTLDKLIESLNGVLHPEALIHSDQGMHYTHPVFQQRVKELGFIQSMSRKGNCWDNAPMESFFGHLKDELDYRDCRTFDELNHQVDRYIEEYNTQRYQWSLQKMTPAQYRSHLLTA; via the exons GTGAGTAAGATCCTCTTCAATGAATTTCAGATTAAACAATTGGAGGCCAACCCTAATGTGTCTCATGTTTCTGACAGGTCAATATCCTACCATCCTGATTTTAAGAAGAAGGCGGTAGAGGAACTCAGGGCAGGCAAAGGGCCTACACAGATTTTTTTGGACCATGGATTTGACATTGAGATGATCGGAAAGGATAAGCCGAAGCAATGTCTCAGGCGGTGGCGCAAAGCCTTTGAACAGTATGGGAACGATGGCTTTGATCATGAACGCAGGGGTAAGGGCAGTTCAGGCCGGCCAGTTTCGAGGAAGCTCTCAGTTGAGGAGAAGCTTAAGAAAGCGGAGGCCCGCATTAAGTTTCTTGAGGCGGAAA AACGACTTCCTAAAAAAGCTGGAAGAACTCGAAAGGCAGGCGAAGAAAAAGAAATAGCGAAATCCGACAGATTCCAGCTCATATACCAAACCATTCGGAAGCATCAATTGAGAGGTATGGATGGGTATTTATGCCGTCTGGCAGAAGTTAGTAGGAGTGGCTACCACAGATGGCTGAAGGCAGAGGAGGTAAGGGCACGGAAAGAGAATAACGATAAGGAAGATTCCGTTCTGATCAGGGCAATCTTTGATCAGAAAAAGCAGAAGGCTGGAGCCCTTCAAATAAAAATGATACTTGAAAATGATTACGGCATTGTGATGAATCATAAGAAAATCAGGCGGATCATGCGCAAGTTCAACCTGGTGGCGAAGGTGCGCCAGGCCAATCCTTACCGTAAAATGGCGAAGGCAACCCAGATGCACAGATCCTGTGAAAACCACCTTCAACGCCAATTTAATCAAGGAGAGCCTGGAAAAGTCCTGCTTACGGATATCACCTATCTCCCTTACGGCAAAGGGCAGCTGGCTTATTTGTCCTGTGTGAAGGATGGGGCGACACGTGAAATCCTTGCCTATCATGTCTCCACTACTCTCAGAATGGAACTGGCTTACCACACACTTGATAAATTAATAGAATCACTAAATGGAGTCCTGCATCCCGAAGCCCTCATCCATTCAGATCAAGGGATGCATTATACTCATCCCGTGTTTCAACAGCGGGTGAAGGAATTAGGGTTTATCCAGTCCATGTCACGTAAGGGGAACTGTTGGGATAATGCCCCAATGGAGTCGTTCTTTGGCCACCTTAAGGACGAACTGGACTACAGGGATTGTAGGACATTTGATGAATTAAACCATCAGGTGGATCGTTACATAGAAGAATATAATACACAGAGATATCAGTGGAGTTTACAAAAAATGACCCCGGCTCAATACCGGAGTCATCTTTTGACAGCCTAG
- a CDS encoding YflJ family protein, with amino-acid sequence MHQGSKGWYVSELKKIGINRLQERKVESYKKHVLANVLEQQKG; translated from the coding sequence ATGCATCAAGGAAGCAAAGGCTGGTACGTCAGCGAATTGAAGAAGATCGGCATCAATCGCCTTCAAGAACGAAAAGTGGAGAGCTACAAAAAGCATGTTCTTGCCAACGTGCTTGAGCAGCAAAAGGGATAA
- a CDS encoding DnaJ family domain-containing protein, whose product MDYAAIFAEERIKNAIKDGEFDDLPGKGKPLQLEDMSQVPAELRTGYKILKNAGLLPEEVQLKKDMVTIQDLIDACDDEKEKQQLEKRLNEKMLRFTSIMEKRSFSRSRAFSAYKDKIYNRLT is encoded by the coding sequence ATGGACTACGCAGCCATTTTTGCAGAGGAACGAATTAAGAATGCCATTAAGGACGGCGAATTTGATGATTTGCCAGGAAAAGGGAAGCCGCTGCAGCTTGAGGACATGTCTCAGGTTCCAGCTGAACTGCGGACAGGATATAAAATTTTAAAAAATGCCGGATTGCTTCCTGAAGAAGTCCAGTTGAAAAAAGACATGGTCACGATCCAGGACTTGATTGATGCCTGTGATGACGAAAAGGAAAAACAGCAATTGGAGAAAAGATTGAACGAGAAGATGCTGAGGTTTACATCCATAATGGAAAAAAGGTCTTTCTCAAGATCGAGGGCCTTTTCAGCGTATAAAGATAAAATATACAATCGTCTAACATAG
- a CDS encoding ABC transporter permease subunit, translating to MIYKREVLKSQKSLWIWVAALGGLIFLMLSIYPEFAKQQESIEKMMEAYPEGMLKAFNIDELGFSTVLGFYAIEGYLFVTLFGSIYVSIMAANMLVKEEGDKTAEFLLSKPVTRTRIVTEKLLAVLTNILIFNGAISLINYLGFRMSGDDSVDAETFALISAAPLLLHLTFGGIAFMASSFLRKNRMVVSLSLGLVLVTYFLDIVQGLAEKLENLKYLTPFEYVDPAYIINNSEIKPLYLAIMTAIIILSTISAYMIYRRKDITV from the coding sequence ATGATTTATAAACGCGAAGTATTAAAGTCCCAAAAATCCCTCTGGATATGGGTGGCGGCGCTGGGAGGGCTGATCTTTTTGATGCTCAGCATTTATCCCGAGTTTGCCAAACAGCAGGAGAGCATTGAAAAAATGATGGAAGCCTATCCGGAAGGAATGCTCAAAGCTTTCAATATTGACGAGCTTGGCTTCTCTACTGTTCTTGGCTTTTATGCCATTGAGGGCTATCTTTTTGTAACACTGTTCGGAAGCATTTACGTCTCAATCATGGCTGCCAACATGCTTGTAAAAGAAGAAGGTGATAAGACAGCTGAATTTCTGCTGTCAAAGCCTGTAACGAGGACGAGAATTGTCACCGAAAAGCTGCTCGCCGTCCTGACAAACATTTTAATTTTCAATGGGGCAATCAGCTTGATCAACTATCTCGGTTTCAGGATGTCAGGTGATGACTCAGTGGACGCCGAAACATTCGCATTAATATCTGCTGCACCGCTTCTCCTTCATCTGACTTTTGGCGGCATCGCTTTTATGGCCTCAAGCTTCCTGAGGAAAAACCGGATGGTCGTATCCCTGTCGCTTGGACTTGTCCTTGTCACCTATTTCCTTGATATTGTCCAGGGACTGGCGGAGAAGCTGGAAAACTTGAAGTATCTCACGCCGTTTGAATACGTCGACCCGGCATACATCATCAACAACTCTGAGATTAAGCCTTTGTATCTGGCAATCATGACAGCTATAATAATCCTAAGCACAATTTCAGCTTACATGATTTACCGCAGAAAAGACATTACGGTATAA
- a CDS encoding sensor domain-containing diguanylate cyclase, whose protein sequence is MIGLWTGILFILFAAGFFIAYELIMLKRHFYNQLKSSSDIVFRLQLKPEPKFIYIADAVHKTMGYSPEELKKDPYIIFNQVAPEYFNQLYDMIFNDKQKTDIRTFMWTRMDGEVCWLETHISRYYDRKGNVKGINGIARDVTEKVRNEQKLKKLSYFDSLTGLYNRNYFEEYLGKADEGVFPLGIVMCDINDLKVTNDQFGHHSGDEYLKNVARILKKIANGNALAFRTGGDEFILLYPAVRSATELEGNKLVLRGELEGYSYLGRPLKVSLGVSVAYNNVELAEKLKTADALMYKEKRRIKQDCIHVR, encoded by the coding sequence GTGATCGGGTTATGGACAGGTATACTTTTTATCCTGTTTGCCGCAGGTTTCTTCATCGCATATGAGCTCATAATGTTAAAGAGGCATTTTTATAATCAATTGAAGTCTTCAAGTGATATTGTATTTCGGCTTCAGCTTAAGCCGGAACCTAAGTTTATTTACATAGCAGACGCTGTGCATAAGACCATGGGATACTCACCAGAAGAACTGAAAAAAGATCCCTATATCATTTTCAATCAAGTTGCACCGGAATACTTCAATCAGTTGTATGACATGATTTTCAATGATAAACAAAAGACGGATATCAGAACATTCATGTGGACCAGAATGGACGGTGAAGTGTGCTGGCTTGAGACACATATCAGCCGGTATTATGACCGGAAAGGTAATGTAAAAGGAATCAACGGAATAGCAAGGGATGTTACCGAAAAGGTCAGGAATGAGCAGAAACTAAAAAAACTGAGCTATTTTGATTCCCTGACAGGCTTGTATAACCGGAATTATTTTGAAGAATATTTAGGGAAGGCTGATGAAGGTGTTTTCCCGCTCGGTATTGTCATGTGCGATATCAATGATCTGAAGGTGACCAATGATCAGTTTGGGCATCACAGCGGGGACGAATACTTGAAAAATGTCGCCCGGATTCTGAAAAAAATCGCCAATGGAAATGCTCTCGCTTTCCGGACGGGCGGAGATGAATTCATTCTTTTGTATCCTGCTGTTCGATCGGCAACCGAGCTTGAAGGAAATAAACTCGTCCTGCGCGGGGAACTTGAAGGCTATTCATACCTCGGCCGGCCGCTGAAAGTGTCGCTTGGCGTCTCGGTTGCTTATAATAATGTTGAACTGGCAGAGAAACTGAAGACTGCAGATGCTCTCATGTATAAAGAAAAACGGAGGATCAAGCAGGATTGCATTCATGTCCGATGA
- a CDS encoding ABC transporter ATP-binding protein, which yields MSVIDIKKLTKFYGKNRGIEDVTFSVEEGEIFGFIGPNGAGKSTTIRTLLNFIYPSEGSASILGLDIVKESKEIRKQIGYLPSEVHYYDDMKAIELLKYSAGFYGGDHTNKIIELAERLDLDLNRKIEDLSFGNKKKIGIVQALLHDPKLLILDEPTSGLDPLMQNIFFDLLREMRANGTTIFFSSHYLGEVQKLCDRVAIIKEGKLIKVESIEDLRKNQFKNVSILFDDDRDYDPGLEGIIQKEKIAHGVKFLYSGNTHLLLERLQNVPFRDILIEEPSLEEVFMHYYEKDQ from the coding sequence GTGAGTGTAATTGATATCAAAAAACTAACCAAGTTTTATGGAAAAAACCGCGGCATTGAAGATGTCACTTTCTCTGTTGAAGAGGGAGAAATTTTTGGCTTTATCGGCCCGAATGGTGCAGGAAAAAGCACCACGATCCGGACGTTGCTTAACTTTATCTATCCGAGTGAAGGATCGGCTTCCATCCTTGGCCTTGATATTGTCAAAGAGTCTAAAGAAATCCGGAAACAAATCGGTTATCTGCCGTCTGAAGTCCATTATTATGATGACATGAAAGCCATTGAACTTCTGAAATACTCAGCGGGCTTTTACGGCGGAGATCATACTAATAAGATAATAGAACTTGCAGAAAGGCTTGACCTCGACCTCAACAGGAAAATTGAAGACCTTTCCTTTGGAAACAAAAAGAAGATCGGCATTGTCCAGGCCCTGCTTCATGATCCAAAACTTTTAATATTGGATGAGCCAACTTCAGGGCTTGACCCTTTGATGCAAAATATCTTCTTTGACTTACTGAGGGAAATGCGGGCTAACGGCACAACGATTTTCTTCTCCTCCCATTATTTAGGGGAGGTCCAGAAGCTTTGTGACCGGGTTGCCATCATCAAAGAAGGAAAACTTATCAAAGTGGAAAGCATTGAGGACTTACGGAAAAACCAGTTTAAAAATGTCAGCATCCTTTTTGATGATGACCGCGATTACGATCCCGGCCTTGAAGGGATCATCCAGAAAGAAAAAATTGCACATGGTGTGAAGTTCCTCTATAGCGGCAACACCCATCTTTTGCTGGAAAGACTGCAGAATGTGCCGTTCCGCGATATCTTAATTGAAGAACCGTCGCTTGAAGAAGTATTCATGCACTATTATGAGAAGGATCAGTAA
- the mreBH gene encoding rod-share determining protein MreBH, whose protein sequence is MFGNEEIGIDLGTANVLVYHTSKGIVYNEPSVAAVNASTNEVTAVGTKAKEMIGKTHGDLLAIRPLKGGVIADYDITISMLKEIMKVVSKKIGMSVRKPNVVVAIPSGSTSVERRSIQDAIKSFGAKQVDVIEEPVAAAIGSGLPVDEPIANVTVNIGAGTTEVAIISFGGVVASRAVKVGGDQLDEDIVHYIRKKYNLLIGERTAEQIKMEIGYAPIEHEEMTMEVQGRDMIQGLPRTITLSSAEVQEAIKESVLQVLETIRSTLEDCPPELSGDIVDTGVVLTGGGSLLKGLEEWLSQEIVVPVQLAAEPLEAVAIGTGKSLTFMKRMRKVKVR, encoded by the coding sequence ATGTTTGGAAATGAAGAAATCGGGATCGATTTAGGTACCGCTAATGTACTTGTCTATCATACCAGCAAAGGAATTGTATATAACGAGCCTTCAGTGGCTGCAGTCAATGCATCTACAAACGAAGTGACTGCCGTCGGCACAAAAGCGAAAGAAATGATCGGAAAAACCCATGGCGATCTGCTGGCAATCCGCCCTCTTAAAGGCGGAGTCATCGCAGACTATGATATTACAATCAGCATGCTGAAAGAAATCATGAAGGTCGTCAGTAAAAAGATCGGCATGTCAGTGAGAAAGCCAAATGTCGTCGTCGCCATACCGTCCGGATCGACATCTGTGGAAAGGCGCTCAATCCAGGATGCCATTAAAAGCTTCGGGGCAAAGCAAGTCGATGTCATAGAAGAACCCGTGGCCGCGGCGATCGGTTCCGGGCTGCCGGTTGATGAACCGATCGCCAACGTCACTGTCAATATCGGGGCCGGCACGACCGAAGTCGCCATCATTTCGTTTGGAGGCGTTGTGGCCAGCCGGGCTGTCAAAGTCGGTGGTGACCAGCTGGATGAAGACATTGTTCATTACATCAGAAAGAAATATAATTTGCTGATTGGCGAGCGGACAGCAGAGCAAATCAAGATGGAAATCGGATATGCGCCGATTGAACATGAGGAAATGACAATGGAAGTCCAGGGCCGCGATATGATCCAGGGGCTGCCCCGGACGATCACCCTTTCTTCAGCCGAAGTCCAGGAAGCAATCAAAGAGTCTGTTCTGCAAGTATTGGAAACAATACGGAGCACGCTTGAAGACTGCCCGCCCGAGCTGAGTGGAGACATCGTTGATACCGGCGTCGTCCTTACCGGCGGGGGATCCTTGCTGAAAGGGTTGGAGGAATGGCTCAGCCAGGAAATTGTCGTTCCTGTCCAATTGGCAGCCGAGCCTCTTGAAGCTGTCGCTATCGGCACAGGAAAGTCTTTGACATTCATGAAAAGAATGCGCAAGGTGAAGGTTAGATAA
- a CDS encoding TIGR02206 family membrane protein codes for MFSPYVSTPFELFGPGHIAVLVLFILAAAGLLLFRFRLRESTFLKETTRCTFFTALVLSEVSFQIWAVAAGVWNAREYIPIELCSISTYFALFILLTKKEKWFGHFYFLGLLPPMLAMLTPELYYGFPHYMFLRFFLQHMIIPLTVFFFMFVYQYRPSWRSLFQSILFLNVYAIPIFAVNRLIGANYLFLAGAPEVKTPLDYLGSGVWYYVHLELIVFGSFALLYAPFLFKDKKIKTKKPGDVEPPV; via the coding sequence ATGTTTTCACCTTATGTTTCAACACCATTTGAACTATTCGGCCCCGGCCATATTGCTGTATTGGTTTTGTTTATTCTCGCTGCCGCAGGCTTACTTTTATTCAGATTCCGACTGCGGGAAAGTACATTCTTAAAAGAGACGACGCGCTGTACCTTTTTCACAGCCCTTGTCCTGTCCGAGGTTTCTTTTCAAATATGGGCTGTTGCAGCCGGGGTATGGAATGCAAGGGAGTATATCCCAATCGAACTTTGCTCAATAAGCACTTATTTTGCCCTTTTTATATTGCTGACAAAAAAAGAAAAGTGGTTCGGCCATTTTTATTTCCTTGGACTCCTTCCGCCTATGCTTGCCATGCTGACTCCTGAATTATACTACGGTTTCCCGCATTACATGTTCCTGAGATTCTTTCTGCAGCACATGATCATTCCACTCACTGTATTCTTTTTCATGTTTGTTTATCAATATAGGCCGTCCTGGCGTTCATTGTTTCAATCGATCCTGTTTTTGAATGTCTATGCCATTCCGATTTTTGCTGTGAATCGCTTGATCGGCGCCAACTACCTGTTCCTTGCCGGAGCACCCGAAGTGAAGACGCCGCTTGACTATCTTGGCAGCGGGGTATGGTACTACGTGCATCTGGAACTGATTGTGTTTGGCTCTTTTGCATTGTTATATGCACCATTTCTGTTCAAAGATAAAAAAATAAAAACAAAAAAGCCCGGCGATGTGGAGCCGCCAGTCTGA